The DNA region ATAACCTTGCAAGCTGATGTACCAGCGACCACTGCCTGGATTATCAATCGCACAGGTTTCATTGTTACCTGAACGATATGGGCGACAATCGTAGCTTGATTCAGTTGGCTGAGAACCTTGGCGAACATACAAGTCAGCATCACCAGTACCGCCAGACATGGTCACATTCAAGCTCGTCATGCCAGCTGGCAAATCGACATAGTAATGCGTCCACGAGCCTGTTGCGCCTGATAAGTCGGTCGCTGAAGCTGAACCGCCCTCACCGCCACCAGTGCTTGGCTCAGTGAACGAACCGGTTAGGTTCACACCAGAGAAGCTTGAGTAAGCATTGATCATGACATGATAAGTACCAGCTTGTACGTTCGAAATGGTACAAGTTTCGGTATTACCTGACAGATACGGACGGCAATCATAGGTTGATGAGGTAGGTTGTGCACCAAAGCGAACATAAAGGTCACCATCACCGGTACCACCATTCATGCTAAAGCTTAAGTCGGTTGCACCTGCTGGTACGTCGAGCGTGTAATACAATGATGCACCCGTACTTGCAGACAGATTCGTTTCGGTAACACCATTGGTTAATACGCCATCTGCCGGTGGCTCACCGCCGCCACCTGAGCCACTGCAGCCGTTGGCGTCGAGGTAATCAATAGCATCTTTGGTTTGCACTAAACCATAACCAAATTTCACATCGCGGCCTGCCGAGCCCAAATCTTGCGCAGATGCGTTCAGTGCATCACGAATTTGTGCAGCACTACAGGTTGGATGATGTGACCAAACAAGTGCGGCAACGCCTGCAACATGTGGCGACGCCATTGAGGTACCGCTCATGTTGCCATAGTTACCTTGGCTGCCGGTTCCTTCAGGATACGTTGAAAATACATTCACACCCGGTGCGGCAATTTCCACTTGGCTATTCTTTTGTGAGAACGATGCCAGCGCCTTATTGCTATCAACCGCAGCTACCGACATAACTGCGTTGTATGACGCTGGGTACGAAAGTGCATCGGTTGAGCTATATGCAGAACCGTCGTTACCTGCAGCGGCAATCAATAAAACGCCTTGATTGAACAAGTTCTGCATGGCGTTCGCTTCGGTTTGGCTAGCACCACCGCCACCTAAGCTCATGTTCACCACATCAGAGCCGTTGTCCGCGCAGGTTTCAATGGCTGCAACCAATGACGATGAGTAACCCCAACCGCTTGCATTAAATACCTTCACAATGTGCATATTTGGATTACTGCCAATCACGCCACGCACACCTAACCCATTGTTTAGCGCGGCAATAGTACCGGCAACATGGGTGCCATGCGGCCCACCTTCGTCATACCAGTTGCCGGTACCGCTATCGTTGGTACCGTTAATGGTGTCAAAGCGCGTTCCCATATCTTCATGTGGCAAATCTAAACCTGAATCGATCACACAGATTTTTTTACCGCCTGCGGCAGCTGAAGCGACGCTGTCATCTACGAGGTTTGCTTGCACCATATTGATGCCATATGGCACCGTTTGCGCCATAAAGCGGCGCTTCTGGTCAACTTCAATGAAATCAACATTCGGATTTTTCTCGAAACGTTTCATGTCTTTTTGGGACATTTCAGCAGCAATAGCAAGGTTATGGCGCATGCTCACTTTGACCTTACCACCGGCTTTCTCAACCATGCTTTTAGCGCGTGCTAAAGCAAGTTCTGAGCGACCACGGTTACCAGCGCGCTGCACCGCTGCACTGTTCTCTTTAAACTTTATAATGAAACGCTGAGTTTCGTTTGTTTCAGTTTGAACACGTTGCAACGGTTGAGCTGAAATCTGTTCAGATGACTGAGCGTAGGCATTGGATACTGATACGGCGAGAGCCGACAGCGCAAGGAAGGATAACTTTTTCATAGATTTTCTTCTCTTTATTATTATGAGATTGGCGTATAAAAGCCAGTGCTTAACAGCGGCGGGATACAACATTCGGCTGCAGTTCGGTTACTACACAATTGTTGCTATAGATTTTCGCAACCACACGACCATAACAAGGTTAGTTGTCTAACTAAATATTTAAAAAGTAAACCGTATGTAAAATTCAGGTTTTAATTCATGTCAAATTTGTTGATTTGTTAACTAATTATTTCGTATTCTAGCGCTCCCTATAATAATAATAACGGATTCTCCCATGCGTAAGATTTTCTTAATTTGTTGCTTTATGTTAGCGGCTGGATGTACCAGCGCTCCTCAGTATCAATCGCCAGCACCGCTAACAACCAAAGAAAACTCAGAAAGTTATAAATTATTTAAACATGATGGTGTAAATACAGCGAGTCATGTTCAAGTTCATCTAGATGAAGCAAAGGATATTGCTTATGTGCAAAGTTTCGGAGGGGGCGGTGTTGCGCTAGGCGTCGCATTTGGTCCACTGGGAGTGCTGGCGAACATCTCGATGATTCAAGCAGAAACGAAAAGCGACCTCACGCAGTTGTATAATAAAATTCCCATTCCAGTGAGTGCAATGTTTACAGAGGCGGCTTCGGCCAAAAGTATTCATTATGATGACAATGCAGAAGGTCGTTTTCATCCATTTATGATGGTGGTGCGTGATGAAAATGAGACACTTCGCATGGGTACCGCACTAATTGTTGAATTACCTCAAGCAGACGGCAAAGTATGGAGTGGTCGATACACCCATCAGACAGCATTGCATGTACCACTCAAAAATGTAGCTGACGGTCTTGACGAAAGCGAGTACAAGACAATCTATGATGCCATTCAACAAAGCTTCAATGAATTAACCGATATATATCAACAAGACAGACTTGGTCAGTTGACCGACCATGAGCAAATTCTCGTCAATTCAACTTTTTTGACACCCCGAATCACTATTGAACTGAATGGCGTTCTATTAAAGCAGGATGAAAATCG from Pseudidiomarina andamanensis includes:
- a CDS encoding S8 family serine peptidase produces the protein MKKLSFLALSALAVSVSNAYAQSSEQISAQPLQRVQTETNETQRFIIKFKENSAAVQRAGNRGRSELALARAKSMVEKAGGKVKVSMRHNLAIAAEMSQKDMKRFEKNPNVDFIEVDQKRRFMAQTVPYGINMVQANLVDDSVASAAAGGKKICVIDSGLDLPHEDMGTRFDTINGTNDSGTGNWYDEGGPHGTHVAGTIAALNNGLGVRGVIGSNPNMHIVKVFNASGWGYSSSLVAAIETCADNGSDVVNMSLGGGGASQTEANAMQNLFNQGVLLIAAAGNDGSAYSSTDALSYPASYNAVMSVAAVDSNKALASFSQKNSQVEIAAPGVNVFSTYPEGTGSQGNYGNMSGTSMASPHVAGVAALVWSHHPTCSAAQIRDALNASAQDLGSAGRDVKFGYGLVQTKDAIDYLDANGCSGSGGGGEPPADGVLTNGVTETNLSASTGASLYYTLDVPAGATDLSFSMNGGTGDGDLYVRFGAQPTSSTYDCRPYLSGNTETCTISNVQAGTYHVMINAYSSFSGVNLTGSFTEPSTGGGEGGSASATDLSGATGSWTHYYVDLPAGMTSLNVTMSGGTGDADLYVRQGSQPTESSYDCRPYRSGNNETCAIDNPGSGRWYISLQGYQAYSGVDLLVEWQ